From Nerophis lumbriciformis linkage group LG09, RoL_Nlum_v2.1, whole genome shotgun sequence, one genomic window encodes:
- the ncbp3 gene encoding nuclear cap-binding protein subunit 3, whose amino-acid sequence MAAVRSSRVSVKSDSGSDRSDSESDSESDGGTRGAEPMEVEEGEVEADDISVNRSLKELLPDTSRRYENKAGAFITGIDVNSKEAIEKKEKRARRFHFHGEVSTIQRNVFLDKDAIKKAIPNVRLEALYITGVDDMSTQDVFGYFKEYPPAHIEWIDDTSCNVVWLDDDTATRAFINTSRMPDPDVAATDTATQTGKPSKDHQDQGSDDEDNDEEGEVNEAKKSTEEIAKDSDGEEKTKVEAGQADILSVDERESLLRNDLRPATKPFKGNKLFLRFATEDDKKELGAARRSRYYMKYGNPNYGGMKGILSNSWKRRFHNKRVQRDVIKSKTPLIGDSMGHTPPYTHRHSADLVNLPEEPIEEEEEEDEEHGDEDMDSDDRVVEYKERGDRGGVATRLGVRSRVERSPSPWSESDEMDYDLELKMISTPSPKKSKKMTMYADELESQLKSIRNRVGESASQSRPKSPSPSKMTDVRQLLEEKRQGQSQQRPHLPPVTSGKTDVRQRLGKRRFSPDRQRSPSPVPPRDTPPAREPIRDVHRRLGAVTRDEGLSSKSSKDRKTSSLWSRLGSADNNSVGSSGSSGLFSSSRRHRGDSKKGDEEGEEGEEEDDSTLQKMWGAMIKQKQERLTHKIKKSRLDNLPSLQIEISRDSSEDSDA is encoded by the exons GATACTAGCAGGCGTTACGAGAACAAAGCTGGAGCTTTCATCACTGGCATTGACGTTAATTCCAAG GAAGCCATCGAGAAAAAAGAGAAGCGAGCGCGGCGCTTCCACTTCCACGGCGAGGTGAGCACCATTCAACGAAACGTTTTCCTGGACAAGGATGCTATAAAGAAAG CGATCCCCAACGTGCGATTAGAGGCCCTCTACATCACAGGCGTTGATGACATGAGCACCCAGGACGTGTTTGGGTATTTTAAGGAATACCCCCCCGCGCACATCGAATGGATCGATGACACTTCCT GCAACGTGGTTTGGCTGGATGATGACACAGCCACCAGAGCTTTCATTAACACCAGCAGGATGCCCGACCCAGATGTGGCGGCCACAGATACCGCCACTCAGACGGGCAAGCCCAGCAAAG ATCATCAAGATCAAGGGTCAGATGACGAGGACAATGATGAAGAGGGGGAGGTGAATGAGGCAAAGAAGAGTACAGAGGAGATTGCAAAGGATAGCGACGGGGAGGAAAAGACCAAAGTGGAGGCCGGTCAG GCGGACATCCTGTCAGTGGACGAGAGAGAGTCTCTTCTGAGGAACGACTTGCGTCCTGCGACCAAACCCTTCAAAGGAAACAAACTCTTCCTGCGCTTTGCCACAGAAG ATGATAAGAAGGAGCTAGGTGCCGCCCGGCGCAGTCGATACTACATGAAGTACGGGAACCCAAACTACGGTGGCATGAAGGGGATCCTCAGCAACTCTTG GAAGAGAAGGTTTCACAACAAACGAGTCCAGAGAgatgtcattaagagtaaaacaccTCTAATAGGAGACAGCATGGGACACACGCCGCCGTACACACACCGCCACTctg CTGACCTGGTCAATCTGCCTGAGGAGCCcatcgaggaggaggaggaagaggatgaaGAACACGGCGACGAGGACATGGACTCAGACGATCGGGTGGTGGAGTACAAGGAGAGGGGTGATCGTGGGGGTGTCGCCACACGCTTGGGAGTTCGTAGCAGGGTGGAGCGTTCCCCGTCGCCCTGGTCCGAATCGGATGAGATGGACTACGACCTGGAGCTGAAGATGATCTCCACGCCGTCGCCGAAGAAGAGCAAGAAGATGACGATGTACGCCGACGAATTGGAGTCACAGCTAAAGAGCATTCG GAACCGGGTAGGAGAATCGGCATCGCAAAGCAGGCCTAAATCCCCGTCACCCAGCAAGATGACCGACGTGAGGCAGCTTCTTGAGGAGAAACGACAGGGGCAGTCTCAGCAGCGACCGCACCTCCCACCGGTGACCAGCGGGAAGACAG ATGTACGGCAGCGGCTCGGTAAGAGGCGGTTCTCTCCGGACAGGCAGCGCTCTCCCTCCCCTGTCCCCCCAAGAGACACGCCCCCTGCCAGAGAACCAATCAGAGACGTGCACCGCCGACTCGGTGCAGTTACACGGGACGAAGGTCTCTCCTCCAAGTCATCCAAAGACAGAAAAACAA GCAGCCTATGGAGTCGACTGGGCTCCGCTGACAACAACAGCGTCGGCAGCAGCGGGTCTTCAGGCCTCTTTTCGTCCTCGCGGAGACACAGGGGAGATTCAAAAAAGGGAGATGAAGAGGGGGAAGAAGGCGAAGAAGAGGACGACTCAACGCTGCAGAAGATGTGGGGTGCCATGATCAAACAAAAGCAGGAGCGGCTTACTCACAAAATTAAAAAGAGTCGGCTGGACAACTTGCCGTCACTGCAGATTGAGATCAGCCGAGACAGCAGTGAGGACTCGGACGCTTGA